The Tripterygium wilfordii isolate XIE 37 chromosome 18, ASM1340144v1, whole genome shotgun sequence nucleotide sequence ATTCAGAAGCGTGCTGGTGAACTCTTTGCACTGGTTGACTCGGTCTCAAAATACAAGGAATATGTTGAGTCCAAAATTTCAGAGATGAAGAACAGTCTTTCAGAGACTGCTGTTGCAGTATCAGATACTTGTAAGGCTTCCATGGCTGCACAACTTTGTATCAACAATGAATGAGCCATTAATTCAAGTACAACAACATCAGTGTGTTTTGTAGCATTTTAAGTGAGTTTTCTGTTTCGTCTGCTTGTTTTTATCAGTTggttattattgttgttggtgGTGCTACTGGGGCCACTAGGAACTGTAATGAGATTTCAATCTCTTTACCATCGAGGCTGTCTCTAATAATTGGAGCCCGTTTGGTTTGCACCGTAATACAATGGTAATCCTATTGCATTACAATGTTTGGTACATATTTAACACAACAATGCAATGGTAATATGATTACTAGTAATAGAACTTACAAAAATAAGGAATCACATTACCAATTTTTTTAAGGTATTCCAATTACAATTGCAATTAAACTACTGTTTATACAAAAAAAAGGCCCCTTACACAGTAATCCATTCTTCCGTAAATATGTTTGTAtaggtgtgtgtgtgtatatatatatatatatatatatatatatatatatatatatatatataatatggataAATATGAAACTGTTCTGATAAGATGTGTATATAATAAAGGACATATTTATAGAGCTAGtaagatatatatacatgtgtgtttgtgtgtccttaggaaaaaaattattaatttggcataaaatattcatttaagcATACataaacttataaaaaaaattctccattTTTTTAGGTGTGACAGACATATAACCTGGATATTTATAGACATGATACTTTTGGAAAAGAACAACTCAAACAGGACCTTAGAGTTAAATAAACGATTTGATATCCTAATTTAGTAAGATCATGAACTGAGCTTAAGGTGACATGCATATTTTctgaaaaaaattcataaatttcCAAAATGTaagttgaaaatttgattttttttgactgAGAGATCCACTATGAGTGAtggaaataaattaaataatacaaAACCTGACCGTTGAATGACTTCAGTGATTAAAAGAAAACGCACTTTGGGAACTTCCCTTTCTGTAATTAGATACACTTTTGCCAAACGTTGCCTTACAGGGGTGAATCGAGCGATCCGCAACCCAGAAAATAAGACGTCGCAAAAACCCTCGCAAGGGCTTTCTAAAGTCGTTTAAACAAATCTGTTGGAAACCATCAAACCCTATGGGCACCGTCGCAGTGGAGAAGACGGCGGAGGAGCTCCGTAAAGAGATTGATGAGCTCTATCGGCAGCAGCGAGAGGTCCATCTCTTTCTCTATCTATTTGTGTGGGCGTGGACGttctgttttcttttgaattatCTGATTTTTGTGTTCTCTTTGTTTGGTTAAATAAAGATTACGGAGCGATTGCGTGATCCTCGTGGACTCCGAAGAGGAGGCTTTTCGGGCTCTGGTCCTCGCAACTTTGCAGCTAATGGAGCCCGTCAGGGCGGCATTGTTCGTCCGGTAAATTGAGTTTCCTTTTGGGCTTCCCTCGATTTTTGATTTGCTTACAATGTTAATATCGGAGCTTGGATAATTTGCTTTCACGTGTTGAAACCAAAGTCAAAGAAGCTTTGCTTCTGTATTTCTTTGGAGTTGTtgcttagatgagctttttgtaATCTGAATGTAGGCTGATAGAACTGGAGTGGAAGATCAGCCTCCAGCAAAACGGCGGCTGTCTTCAGCTGTGGTCAAGGTAAAGTATTGATGTTGCTGAAGATTGAttgaaatttattgattttggaGTATTGTGTTGCTGATGGTTCATATTTTGGTGTATGTTTTAAAGGGTTCACTTTTACTCTATTCAGTTTCTCAAATAGAAAAGTAAAGTTTTTGTGCTATTAGTTGATAATTTTGTCCGTCATTCCTAAAGGTTTAACATCATGCAGAAAGTTGAATGATTCCATTTGAGTGGTTATAAGAACTGACTGAATCTCTTTTTTGGCGTGCAGGTGGAGGATGGAGAGATCATTGAAGATATGGAAGCAGAAAAGGATGTGCAACACGTTGATTCTGTTGTTGAAGTAATCAGTGGGACAGGTGGAGCTCATGAGAATGACAGCAAACCGTCTGATTTCAGGCAGACTGGTTGGCCCAGGAGGGATGGGAATCACAGAACAGTAAAGGCAATAGAAACTTGGTCAAGTTTTGTTTTGATCTTCTTGCCTATGGGAtttaaatattttcatttttctgtttACTAGGATACTGAGCCTTCAGCAATGGAGCATGTGCCAAGAGTTTTACCCAAGGATGAAGACCCCAGCTTGGTTAGTAGGAATAAAAGAATGCTCGGGCGACTTTTGGGGACTTTGGAGGTAATAACCTTTTTTTTGTCCTCCCCCTGTCGTTTATATTGCATGCTAACTATTCAAATTAGGAGGTTGATGTCTTGACGAATTCTTAGTACCAACTTTAGTTTTTATTACCTAAACACTTTAATGCTTAAGTTCTAAGTTTAAGACATTGGAGGGGCAAaataaacactaaaaataaGCTTGGAAAAATATGTGCCTTCAAATTAAGAAGAGAAACGTTGGGAGAAcaccaagggtccatatcttctGGTTTGAAAAATTGGGGTTTCAGTGGAACCATCATTGCAGCCACTGCCACCATATTATGCTTAGGGATTGTACGTTAGGGGTAGATATCAGAGAATTTGGGCTGGAGTTTGGCCTTGGCTGATACAGATGTGCCATGGAGATGAGTGCACTACCCAATACTAAAGTCTCTCAACATGTTCACctgtaaatataatttattaagacTTTGCCTGGGCTTTGGTGGATTTCTTCTGAGAATGGCTGATACATCACCTGAATCTTTGTTTTTCAGCAAAATACTCTTTATTCAACGCTAAAAATTATATTCTCGAGTAGTAATTCAGGCAACTTTTTGTGGTCGATTTTGGGCAAAAGAGGTGTTGAACTGCTCGTATATTGAATTTGCTTTGGCTCTTCAGACTTGCTGAGAGATTGATTCTTTGAAGCTCGTCTAGTAAGCCCAAGTACATTGaacttttgtttttaaaataacGCCATGGTTCTGTATATGTTCACTATTTTCTCATGTGGAATAATGTAGTCAAACTGCATGTACTATGCTAAAGGGGAAAAGTCTACTGCTGCACGTGAGCGGGTggacttttattattattattattattattttttaaatttccttGAAGTAACTCGGATTTGATATTGAATAAATAGCACCTGAAAAATATTTCTTAGTTCCGTTATACATGTCTAATTTAAACCCTTGCAGGACAAGACGGACTAATGCGTGTTtcattggattgaaataatttattaatgttGGATTGGTTGCTTGCGGGGTTCTTTTTTTGTATCCACATGTCTTGTAGATAGAACCTTCTAGTACTGCCATTTTTAATGTATTCTTGAACCAGTGTTGGTAAAGGTGTGCCCCCTCTCTGAATCTTGATTGTGGATTGGTTTTTTGACTTAATGTAAGCCATCAAGCATTTGACTGCATCTGAGCTTTGCAAGATGATACAAATTAAAGTGGTAGCCCATAACATTTAatgttaaaaaaagaaaaaaaaagaagatatcaaTTAGTAGAGTCACAGTCAAGACAAAAAGCAAACTGCAGACCTCAAAACAGAGAGAGGAAGCCCTACATCACATGAGAAgaaattttttgataaaacCTACATTGTGTGAGGAGgaaaaatatttgaatttttattttgttttacctTCTTTCTCTTTGTGCTTTTCATTTGTCCATTCACAATGCTCTCTTTGTTCAAATGTAAAtcttatataatttatatactGTTTTTAGTTACTCATGTTGGTACTGTTATTCgaataatatttctttatttctttacaTGCATACCTTTAATGCTTTTGTTGAATGGAAATAAGAATTTGAAAGTAAATATGTACCAGCCAGAAATCAAACCACCGTTAATCGTGTAATTTTCCTATAATTAGTTTGAATTTTCCTTTTACTTTAATGTCTCATTTTGCTTGGGAACCTGCCTTAGAGGCATAAGGAACACTTTGGGTCTTTTGCCTTTCGGTAGCACTGGTTTTGAACCCGCATGGAAGATCCTTCAGATACAAGTGATATCTGTATGATACAAAGCTATAACTTGAAGACCTTCAATTTTATTTGAAGAAAGAGGCTCTGAAGTTTCTTTCTCATGCTTATATTTGTTCTAATAATCgaaatttatttaattcttcattcatttttatgCCGAAATTTATTTTGCCTTCAATTTTTATTGCATATGCATCTGATCTTCATGTGACACTGTACCAGAGATTCAGGAAAGAAGATATGCAACTGTCTGGAACAGAGGCATATATACGAAGGTCGAATTCTTTGCAAAGAGTAAGTATATGCCTTTTCATGTAACGCAATAGTGCCTGATGGTAACTATAGAAACCACTATATTTGGGGGAGATCATTCTTTTCCGGCATGTTTTGATATGAAAAATAAGCCTATGATATTACTGTTTGGCAGTTCTAGAGTTAATCATCCAAACTATGTCTGATTTTctaatttctagtgtttgcTGGTAAAGAAATAAACTTGATCTATTTTGTCAATAATGTGCTTCATTTTCTGTCAACAGATTTTAAGATTGTCTTAATACTTAGTAGTTTCATAAAGGAGTTCATCTATCTGTAAAGATCTTGATTTTTATCGCTTGGTTATCCTTTTGTGTATACTTCTACATATTCAAAAATTCCCAGGCTGAGCAAAGAGCTCGTGAAGAAAGTGAGAGGCTAAGGCTGCAAGAGCGTGAACAAATTGCagaaaagagaaggagagaTTTGGTTTGTAGAGTGCATCATTTTATTTGAGAGGTTTTAATACGGAGCTCATTTGCTACTCTTTCGTGGGAGAAAAAAACCTTTCTTATTGTTGCTTTTTTTTATATTGCCTTTACACCTCAGACACTTAGGGCGCGTATTGctgcaaagaaagaagaaaaagagttggaattgctaTTTCTTGAGTGGAGTAACCACCATAACAAACTTAGCAATTTTATAAGGTTTGTACCTTTTTCTTAACAATTACTATACCAGGctgcttttatcattttttacataatattagttttcttttttctaa carries:
- the LOC119984636 gene encoding pinin-like isoform X2, whose amino-acid sequence is MGTVAVEKTAEELRKEIDELYRQQREITERLRDPRGLRRGGFSGSGPRNFAANGARQGGIVRPADRTGVEDQPPAKRRLSSAVVKVEDGEIIEDMEAEKDVQHVDSVVEVISGTGGAHENDSKPSDFRQTGWPRRDGNHRTDTEPSAMEHVPRVLPKDEDPSLVSRNKRMLGRLLGTLERFRKEDMQLSGTEAYIRRSNSLQRAEQRAREESERLRLQEREQIAEKRRRDLTLRARIAAKKEEKELELLFLEWSNHHNKLSNFIRTKTGPHIYYLLTKPLVEDVKLFEQQREQAFSEWKAARREELSQYQKQISEQYVANVEKELERWQNVRNARKARNDKNDPSNLQETMDRELDTHRLEHGPKTRKIPGGSNNEDEDDIEDINVGEDDMMDDVLNVDENVRVDETAKPEAGNTDPQPDGNHQQ
- the LOC119984636 gene encoding pinin-like isoform X1, yielding MGTVAVEKTAEELRKEIDELYRQQREITERLRDPRGLRRGGFSGSGPRNFAANGARQGGIVRPADRTGVEDQPPAKRRLSSAVVKVEDGEIIEDMEAEKDVQHVDSVVEVISGTGGAHENDSKPSDFRQTGWPRRDGNHRTVKDTEPSAMEHVPRVLPKDEDPSLVSRNKRMLGRLLGTLERFRKEDMQLSGTEAYIRRSNSLQRAEQRAREESERLRLQEREQIAEKRRRDLTLRARIAAKKEEKELELLFLEWSNHHNKLSNFIRTKTGPHIYYLLTKPLVEDVKLFEQQREQAFSEWKAARREELSQYQKQISEQYVANVEKELERWQNVRNARKARNDKNDPSNLQETMDRELDTHRLEHGPKTRKIPGGSNNEDEDDIEDINVGEDDMMDDVLNVDENVRVDETAKPEAGNTDPQPDGNHQQ